The following coding sequences are from one Nicotiana tomentosiformis chromosome 3, ASM39032v3, whole genome shotgun sequence window:
- the LOC104114682 gene encoding uncharacterized protein, giving the protein MLMSSIFSSIHLKTSSFFPTPLPTNHQNPFPLTFSFKPNSPIAPIKWHISSCAAGQEIDMERTKEGLYTAKPKKVVILWDLDNKPPRGPPYEAAMSLKKVAQFFGEVVDMSAYANRHAFIHLPQWVAEQRRERRHLDVLERKGAVTPSEPYICSVCGRKCKTNLDLKKHFKQLHERERQKKLSRMRSLKGKKRQKFKERHVDGNYKYIEAARSLITPKVGYGLAAELRRAGVFVKTVADKPQAADWALKKQMQHSMTRGIDWLFLVSDDSDFCDMLRRAKEANLGTVVVGDMDRALGRHADLWIPWNGVENGEIKEKDLVLKLERRRESWGRSNARFSVSEFDGGISGEGTSVGSLMDDIVEKLELSGTRISAFSEGEEDEDVEELDEEDWLGARLDQPGDDKYDTEDSLLDSEDEEGDYLLDSDDEDPGQMV; this is encoded by the coding sequence ATGTTGATGAGTAGCATCTTCAGTTCCATTCATCTCAAAACCTCTTCTTTCTTCCCAACCCCACTTCCCACCAATCACCAAAATCCTTTCCCCCTCACTTTCTCCTTCAAACCCAATTCCCCAATTGCCCCCATCAAATGGCACATAAGTTCCTGTGCAGCTGGTCAAGAAATCGACATGGAACGAACCAAAGAAGGACTATACACAGCAAAACCCAAAAAAGTCGTAATCTTGTGGGACTTAGACAACAAACCGCCACGTGGACCGCCGTACGAAGCTGCCATGTCATTGAAAAAAGTAGCACAATTCTTTGGTGAAGTGGTAGATATGTCTGCATATGCCAATCGCCATGCTTTCATCCATCTTCCTCAGTGGGTTGCTGAACAAAGGCGCGAAAGGCGCCATCTTGATGTTCTCGAACGTAAAGGTGCTGTAACCCCTTCTGAACCTTACATTTGTTCTGTTTGTGGCCGAAAATGTAAGACTAACTTGGATTTAAAGAAGCATTTTAAGCAGTTACATGAGAGAGAAAGGCAAAAAAAGCTCTCTCGTATGAGGTCACTTAAAGGGAAAAAAAGGCAGAAGTTTAAAGAGAGGCATGTTGATGGTAATTACAAGTATATAGAGGCTGCTAGGAGTTTGATAACACCAAAAGTGGGGTATGGTTTAGCAGCTGAGTTGAGGAGAGCTGGGGTTTTTGTAAAGACTGTGGCGGATAAGCCACAGGCTGCAGATTGGGCATTGAAAAAGCAAATGCAGCATTCAATGACTAGAGGGATTGATTGGTTGTTTTTGGTTTCTGATGATTCAGATTTTTGTGATATGTTGAGGAGAGCAAAGGAAGCAAATTTGGGAACTGTGGTAGTTGGGGATATGGACAGGGCATTGGGGAGGCATGCTGATTTATGGATTCCTTGGAATGGGGTAGAGAATGGCGAGATAAAGGAGAAGGATTTAGTGTTAAAGCTTGAGAGGAGGAGGGAGTCTTGGGGTAGGAGTAATGCGCGGTTTTCTGTGAGTGAGTTTGATGGTGGGATAAGTGGGGAGGGTACTAGTGTAGGAAGTTTGATGGATGATATTGTTGAGAAGTTGGAGCTTTCTGGCACGAGGATTTCAGCTTTCTCTGAAGGGGAGGAGGATGAAGATGTTGAGGAGCTGGATGAGGAAGACTGgcttggtgcaagattggatcaACCAGGTGATGACAAATATGATACAGAAGACTCCTTATTGGATAGCGAGGATGAGGAGGGGGACTACTTATTGGATAGTGATGACGAAGATCCAGGCCAGATGGTATAA